A single genomic interval of Paenibacillus macerans harbors:
- a CDS encoding efflux RND transporter periplasmic adaptor subunit — MSQNQMNNALQQLRKKRRKKWIISLAVLLALGGGGAAIYSSMHKSAPEMAAIPNEAIVVKRGDITETLSVTGTVKASKEVNLNFNSTSTDKLAEVNVKVGDQVKKGQLLARLNDTEAKLQIQNAEDTLRMARSKLAEATKGPKETEVELQELNVQKAAKALENAKKSYDLQEAEERLKTAKSDLELARKTYEDQKFLNESGAVSAKEMAEAEQAWEKAQASYDATELQVRKTRDQIESSIEDAELSYRTAQLELKKLKAPPEADTLENLRIDISRAETDLEQKRSELNKLQITAPWDGVILKVNGDVGTSPTAPFIVMNNSNSNDLKIATKINQSDIVKVKTGQKAILTTTAYPGEEFAGTVTFISPEVATEEGVNAYPAEISISNLDNKLKTGMIMNIAIELSKRENVLFVPVTAIQSDGGADGVYVAADPSNTSVFEFKPVELGLYTTDRVELKSGVNEGDTVVIPAPGGAGMMDASGGAVFP, encoded by the coding sequence ATGTCGCAGAACCAAATGAACAACGCGCTACAGCAATTACGCAAGAAACGCCGCAAAAAATGGATAATCAGCCTCGCCGTGCTGCTCGCGCTCGGTGGCGGCGGAGCTGCCATATATAGCTCAATGCATAAATCCGCGCCAGAGATGGCAGCGATCCCTAACGAAGCGATCGTCGTGAAGCGCGGGGACATCACCGAGACGCTGTCCGTCACCGGAACAGTCAAAGCCTCCAAAGAGGTGAATCTGAACTTCAACAGCACCAGCACGGACAAGCTGGCCGAGGTGAATGTCAAGGTCGGAGATCAGGTGAAAAAGGGACAACTCCTGGCCCGGTTGAACGATACGGAAGCAAAGCTGCAAATTCAGAATGCCGAGGATACGCTGCGTATGGCCCGTTCCAAGCTGGCCGAGGCGACCAAAGGACCAAAGGAAACCGAAGTGGAACTGCAGGAATTGAATGTGCAAAAAGCCGCGAAAGCACTGGAAAATGCCAAGAAAAGCTATGATCTTCAGGAGGCCGAGGAGCGGCTCAAGACGGCCAAAAGCGATCTGGAACTGGCAAGGAAAACCTATGAAGATCAAAAATTCCTAAACGAGTCCGGGGCCGTCTCCGCCAAGGAGATGGCGGAAGCGGAGCAAGCGTGGGAGAAGGCGCAAGCCAGTTATGACGCTACGGAGCTGCAGGTACGCAAGACCCGCGATCAGATTGAGAGCAGCATTGAGGATGCGGAGTTGTCCTACCGTACCGCCCAATTAGAGCTTAAAAAGCTCAAGGCCCCGCCGGAGGCGGATACACTGGAGAATCTGCGCATCGACATTAGCCGTGCTGAGACCGATCTGGAGCAAAAGCGCAGTGAGCTGAACAAACTTCAGATTACAGCTCCCTGGGATGGTGTCATCCTCAAGGTCAATGGCGACGTGGGGACAAGCCCCACGGCTCCGTTCATCGTAATGAACAACTCCAATTCCAATGACCTGAAGATTGCGACCAAGATCAACCAGAGTGACATTGTTAAGGTAAAAACCGGACAGAAAGCCATTCTGACTACTACGGCTTATCCTGGCGAGGAATTCGCGGGCACCGTCACCTTCATCTCTCCCGAAGTCGCTACAGAGGAGGGTGTAAATGCCTATCCGGCGGAGATATCTATCTCTAATTTGGACAACAAGCTGAAGACGGGAATGATTATGAATATCGCGATCGAGCTCAGCAAGCGTGAAAATGTCTTGTTCGTCCCCGTGACCGCCATCCAATCGGACGGGGGAGCAGACGGAGTCTATGTCGCCGCCGATCCTTCCAATACGTCTGTCTTTGAATTTAAGCCTGTCGAGCTGGGACTCTACACTACAGACCGCGTAGAGCTGAAGTCGGGGGTCAATGAGGGCGACACCGTTGTCATCCCTGCTCCGGGAGGCGCCGGAATGATGGATGCCTCGGGAGGAGCTGTCTTCCCATGA
- a CDS encoding TolC family protein: MKHQAAAAVLFLSLSAVFSAPSAAASNIEDIAQTANISDSAQQQELTLDQANAWAQANSYTLKTAAQDLERKDLELKKSTNALGYLQLPSNLEESDSTANNAAWRDYTSANLSYLSAKKQTEFAKDKVYFQTIKAYYAIITAENQVNVAQESAQIAKLEERIAIAKLSRGLISEKGKIESTKARSDAERTLEERKTDLQKARDELNTLMNKPKGTVFHLVDYPVYQEPEPMNIEAHITGLLQNNPTIWQLQDAVKNAKISLHYYNFQGTSEDYEMVKLDLKNANEALTNGKDEFAESVRSLYTALQEEQKKYVQLHEDLKIAQADLELAQKKWERGLIVELELIKARLSVDQLKQQISELATRLIQSNYTLNKPWSS; this comes from the coding sequence ATGAAACATCAAGCAGCCGCAGCCGTGCTGTTTCTGTCGTTGTCCGCTGTCTTTAGTGCGCCGTCAGCTGCCGCGTCTAACATAGAAGATATAGCACAGACAGCCAATATAAGCGACAGCGCTCAGCAGCAGGAGCTTACTCTCGACCAAGCCAACGCATGGGCTCAGGCCAACAGCTACACCTTGAAGACAGCCGCTCAGGACCTCGAACGCAAAGATCTGGAGCTAAAAAAGAGCACCAATGCCCTGGGCTACTTACAACTTCCGTCGAATTTGGAAGAATCGGATTCTACAGCCAACAACGCTGCTTGGAGAGACTACACCTCCGCTAATCTGTCCTACCTGTCCGCCAAGAAGCAGACTGAATTTGCCAAAGATAAGGTTTATTTTCAGACCATAAAGGCCTATTACGCCATTATCACAGCCGAGAATCAGGTCAATGTCGCTCAGGAGTCCGCTCAAATCGCCAAGCTGGAGGAGCGCATTGCGATCGCCAAGCTATCCCGGGGACTCATCTCGGAGAAGGGCAAGATCGAAAGCACGAAGGCGCGTTCGGATGCCGAGCGGACATTGGAGGAGCGCAAAACCGATCTGCAAAAGGCCAGGGACGAGCTGAACACCTTGATGAACAAGCCGAAGGGGACGGTTTTTCATCTTGTGGATTATCCGGTTTACCAGGAGCCCGAGCCCATGAATATCGAGGCGCATATTACAGGCTTGCTTCAAAACAATCCAACCATCTGGCAGCTGCAGGACGCTGTCAAAAATGCAAAGATTAGTCTGCATTATTATAATTTCCAAGGAACATCCGAAGATTATGAAATGGTCAAGCTGGATTTGAAAAATGCTAATGAGGCGCTGACCAACGGCAAGGACGAATTTGCCGAATCGGTAAGATCTCTCTATACCGCGCTGCAAGAAGAACAGAAAAAATACGTACAACTGCACGAAGATCTGAAGATTGCCCAGGCTGACCTAGAACTGGCTCAGAAGAAGTGGGAACGCGGCCTGATCGTAGAACTAGAGTTGATCAAAGCTCGCCTGAGCGTCGATCAATTGAAGCAGCAAATTAGCGAGCTTGCCACGAGACTGATCCAGTCCAATTATACCTTGAACAAACCTTGGAGCAGTTAG
- a CDS encoding ABC transporter permease yields the protein MNMLETIRVALSSLRGNLLRTVLTMLGIIIGIGAVIAIMAIGRGTTASITKEINGLGSNLLMIYPYIPYDEDNWMTMAQPKDFTLEDVKAMKKLPSVADVAPSAMSSAKVTWNRQVLNAQIEGTSGAFYRVKKQSLAYGRTFTSIEEDNRVNVAILGSDAAQTLFGQSSAKTIGETIQIKDIPFKVVGIMSPADAMRSYTNKQIYIPITTGMNMFGQMDIQEMNASAVTFDKIDQARAEIQQLLRSSHKLKPADQDDFQIMTQSEIMQMSTGVNDTMNLLLLGVAIISLIIGGVGIMNIMLVSVTERTREIGIRKAIGAQRSNILTQFLTESVFISLIGGIIGIFAGIGGAKLLEKFASMPIEFSYEPIIYSFTSSVLVGIVFGVYPALKASKLKPIDALRYE from the coding sequence ATGAATATGCTGGAGACGATTCGTGTAGCGCTGAGCAGTCTGCGCGGCAATCTGCTCCGTACGGTCCTGACGATGCTAGGGATTATCATCGGGATCGGGGCCGTTATTGCTATTATGGCGATTGGCCGCGGAACGACCGCCAGCATCACGAAAGAAATTAACGGCTTGGGCAGCAACCTGCTCATGATTTACCCATATATACCTTATGATGAGGACAATTGGATGACGATGGCCCAGCCGAAGGATTTCACGCTGGAGGACGTCAAAGCCATGAAGAAGCTCCCCTCCGTCGCCGATGTAGCGCCCAGTGCCATGAGTTCAGCGAAAGTCACGTGGAATCGGCAGGTGCTCAATGCGCAGATTGAGGGGACCTCGGGAGCCTTTTACCGCGTCAAAAAGCAGTCGCTGGCCTATGGGCGTACTTTCACATCTATTGAGGAAGACAACCGTGTTAACGTGGCCATTCTCGGCTCCGATGCGGCTCAAACTCTTTTTGGCCAGTCATCGGCCAAGACCATAGGAGAGACCATCCAAATCAAGGATATCCCGTTTAAGGTCGTAGGGATTATGAGTCCCGCGGATGCGATGCGCAGCTACACGAACAAACAGATTTATATCCCGATCACGACGGGGATGAATATGTTCGGGCAAATGGATATTCAGGAAATGAATGCGTCTGCCGTGACATTTGATAAAATAGATCAGGCTCGGGCGGAGATTCAGCAGCTTCTGCGCAGCAGTCACAAGCTGAAACCTGCGGACCAGGATGATTTCCAAATCATGACCCAATCCGAGATTATGCAAATGTCCACCGGAGTGAATGATACTATGAATCTGCTCCTGCTTGGGGTTGCCATAATTTCTCTCATCATCGGCGGGGTCGGCATTATGAACATTATGCTCGTCTCGGTAACCGAACGGACGCGGGAGATTGGAATCCGCAAAGCGATTGGCGCCCAGCGCAGCAATATTTTGACCCAATTCCTGACCGAATCGGTCTTCATCAGTCTGATTGGCGGGATCATCGGCATTTTCGCCGGAATCGGCGGAGCCAAACTGCTGGAGAAGTTTGCGAGCATGCCGATAGAATTCTCCTATGAGCCGATTATCTATTCCTTCACCAGCAGTGTGCTGGTCGGGATAGTCTTCGGAGTATATCCGGCACTCAAGGCCTCCAAGCTCAAACCGATTGATGCCCTGCGTTAT
- a CDS encoding ABC transporter ATP-binding protein, with protein MNYVMEIKNLKKIYHVGDQEIHALRDVSLSITEGEFVAVMGPSGSGKSSMMNVMGCLDSPTSGEFYLDGYSILDARENELAYIRNEKIGFVFQKFHLLPRSTALANVELPMLYAGVPARERRERAMEALANVGLAERMYNKPNELSGGQQQRVSIARALVTNPVILLADEPTGALDSRTSQEIMEIFQDLNDNGKTIVLVTHDIEVSEYAKRLIHFRDGQIEQDHPVENRRIARREVAEE; from the coding sequence ATGAATTATGTAATGGAGATTAAAAATCTGAAAAAGATATATCATGTAGGCGATCAGGAAATTCATGCGCTCCGGGACGTTAGTCTGTCCATTACGGAAGGAGAATTCGTCGCTGTCATGGGTCCGTCGGGTTCAGGCAAATCCAGCATGATGAATGTGATGGGCTGCCTGGATTCGCCTACCTCTGGCGAGTTCTATCTGGACGGATACTCCATTCTGGACGCTCGTGAAAATGAGCTGGCGTATATCCGCAATGAGAAGATCGGCTTCGTGTTCCAAAAATTTCATCTGCTCCCGCGATCTACGGCACTTGCCAATGTAGAATTACCCATGCTTTATGCGGGCGTACCGGCCCGGGAGCGGCGTGAACGTGCGATGGAGGCGCTGGCGAATGTCGGATTGGCAGAGCGGATGTACAATAAGCCTAACGAGCTGTCAGGCGGACAGCAGCAGCGTGTTTCTATTGCCAGAGCGCTTGTCACCAATCCCGTGATCCTGCTGGCGGATGAACCGACAGGGGCGCTGGACTCGCGGACCAGCCAAGAAATTATGGAGATCTTTCAGGATCTGAATGACAACGGCAAGACTATCGTACTGGTTACCCATGATATTGAGGTGTCGGAGTACGCCAAGCGGCTGATTCACTTTCGCGACGGCCAAATAGAACAGGATCATCCGGTGGAGAACCGGAGAATCGCGCGAAGGGAAGTGGCAGAGGAATGA